Within Desulfobacter sp., the genomic segment CCTGGCCCACACCCTGATATTTTTCGGGTTCCTGGCCATCCAGCCCCATTCACTGGAACTCATGGTGAGGGGCGTCATTCCCGCCTTCCACCCGGGAAACCTGCTGCCGGGACTCTACGGGGCCTACCTCTTTGTGGCCGACATTCTGGGCTTCCTGGTTCTGGCCGGATTTGCCTATGCCCTCTACCGGCGGCTGGTGGTCAAACCCCATTACCTGACCATGGGGAAGGATGCCAATCTCATCATCCTCTTTACTTCGGTGATTGTGATTTCCTTCCATTTTATCAATGCATTTCAGATGGCCATGCCGGCCGGGGAGGGGTTTTCCTATGCCTCGGCCTTCCCCGTCTCCGGTATTTTTGCCGGGGTCTTCGGCATCAACGGCCTCTCCCCGGACCAGCTGTCCCTGGGATACGAGGTCTTTTATTTCATCCACATCGGCACCATTCTGGGATTTCTCATTTATATCCCGGGATCCAAGCACCTCCACCTGCTGGCGGCGGTGCCCAATGTCTTTTTCAAACGGCTGGACACCCCCAAAGCCATGGTGAAGACGGATATCGAGGATGAAGAGGCGGAGACCTTCGGCCTGGGCCGGGCCTCGGAGTTTAACTGGCATAATGTGCTCAACCTCTATGCCTGCACCGAGTGCGGCCGGTGCGAGGAACTGTGTCCCGCCGCCGGCACGGACAAGCCCCTCTCCCCCAAGAAACTCATCCACGATTTTAAGGTGGATCTTCTGGATCAGGCCGGGCTGATCCTGCCTGATGGAGAGGGAGCGGACAAAAAGGAGGAGGTCCAGCCCCTGCTGAGGGAGGACTCGGGGATCACCGACGATGTACTCTGGTCCTGCACCACCTGCCGGTCCTGTGAAAACATCTGTCCGGTGAATAACGAGCACCTTGATTTTATTCTGGAAATGCGTAAACATCAGGTACTTATGGAAGCCAATTTCCCGCCGGAGATGCAGGAAACCTTTAACAACATGGAAAACCAGGCCAATCCCTGGGGATTTGCCGCAGATACCCGTGGGGACTGGGCAAAGGATTTGGACATTCCCCTGATGATGGACAGGCCCGACACCAAGGTGCTTTATTTTGTAGGCTGTGCCGGTTCCTTTGATGACCGGGGCAAAAAGATCAGCCGGGCCACGGCCAGGGTATTGAAAAAGGCCGGGGTGGATTTTGCCATCCTGGGGCCGGAAGAATCCTGCAACGGGGATATGGCCCGCCGGGCCGGGAACGAATACCTGGGCCAGATGATGATCATGCAGAATGTGGAAACCATCAATCAGTACAAACCCGAACTGATCCTCACCGGATGCCCCCATTGCTATAATACGCTGAAGAATGAATACCCGGAATTCGGGGCCGCTTATGAGGTGGTCCACTATGCCGATTATTTCAACACCCTGATTCAGGAGGGAAAACTCAAGGTTAAACCAAAGGACTTTGGGAAATTGACCTTCCATGATTCCTGCTACCTGGGGCGGTGGAACGATATTTACCACAGCCCAAGACAACTTCTAGGAGCGGTGAATACCGGGAACTTGGTTGAAATGGAGCGGAACTGCGAAACGGCCATGTGCTGCGGTGCCGGCGGCGCAAGGATGTTCATGGAGGAGACCATCGGAAAACGGATTAACAACGTCAGGGCCCAGCAGGCCGTGGACACCGGTGCGGGCATGGTGGCGGCCTCCTGTCCATTCTGCGCCACCATGCTTAACGACGGGATCATGGAGGCGGATAAACAAATAGAGGTAAAGGATATTGCAGAGCTGTTAGACGAAGCAACTTAAATGAAGAATCGAAATTAAGGTTGATGAGGTTCCCGGAGACGATTGTTGAGGGAGAAGGAAATAATCATAATACGAAAGGGGAGTGTATGAAAGACAGGTTTGATACCGATTACAAAGTCGGTCAGGACAACACGCAGAAATGGGGCCTGGATATCCATGGGCCGGTGTTTTTCATTTCCGCGGCGCTGGTAATCGGTTTTATCATTTTAACCTTGATGAACCCGGTGGATGCCAAAAAAGTGTTCGACAGCTCCAAATCCTGGACCATTCAGAATTTTGACTGGTTTTTCATGATTTCGGGCAATCTTTTCGTGCTGACCTGCCTGGCCTTGATTGTGCTGCCGGCCGGGAAAATCCGTCTGGGCGGAGATGGCTGTGAACCGGAATTTACCCGGATGTCGTGGTTTGCCATGCTCTTTGCCGCGGGCATGGGCATCGGTTTGATGTTCTGGAGTGTGGCCGAACCCGTGGCCTACTTCACAGACTGGTGGGGCACCCCCCTGAATGTAGCCGGCAAAAGCCCTGAAGCGGCCCGGGCCGCCATGGGGGCCACCATGTTCCACTGGGGGCTTCATCCCTGGGCCATGTATGCGGTGGTGGCCCTGTCCCTGGGCTTTTTTGCCTTTAATAAAAACCTGCCTTTGACCGTCCGTTCCTGCTTTTTCCCCCTTCTGGGCGAGAAAACCTGGGGCTGGGCCGGCCATATCATTGATACCATCTCCGTCGTGGCCACCATCTTCGGGCTGGCCACCTCCATGGGCTTCGGCGCCCAGCAGGCAGCCTCGGGTCTTCATTTTATTTTCGGCATTGAAAATACCCTGGGGCTGCAGCTGATCATCATCGCATTGGTGACTGCCGCCGCAATCATCTCGGTGGTCAGGGGGCTTGAAGGCGGGGTAAAGGTCCTGTCCAATATAAATATGACCCTGGCCCTCTGCCTTTTGGTATTTACCATTCTTGCCGGGTCCATCCTCCATTTTTTCTCCGGCCTTTTTTCCACCTCCGCTGCCTACGCCGACTATATCCTGCCCCTGAGTAACTGGATCGGCCGTACCGATGATAAGTTCTACAAGGGCTGGACGGTCTTCTACTGGGCCTGGTGGATTTCCTGGGCCCCCTTTGTGGGCATGTTTATCGCCCGCATCTCCAAGGGCCGTACCATCCGTGAATTCATGACGGCCGTGTTGCTGGTTCCCACCTTTTTGACCCTGCTCTGGATGCAGGCATTCGGCGGAAACGCCCTTTACCAAATCCAGAACGGCGTGGGTGTACTGGCGGAAAAAGGCCTGGGCGAGGTTTCCCTGGCCCTGTTCCAGATGCTTGCCAATCTTCCGCTCACCGGAATCACCTCATTCATCGGTATCATCCTGGTTCTGGTGTTCTTTGTCACCTCTTCGGATTCCGGTTCCCTGGTGGTCGATTCCATAACCGCCGGCGGCAAAATGGATGCCCCGGTGATCCAGCGGATTTTCTGGGCCACCCTTGAAGGCCTTATCGCCGTCTGCCTCCTGGTGGGCGGGGGGGCCGACGCCCTGGGCGCTATCCAGGCTGTGGCCGTATCCGTGGGGCTTCCCTTCACCGCGGTGATGATTGTCATGCTGATCAGCCTCTTTATGGGGCTGCGCCATGAGATGCAGCAGAGGGTGAACGCCTGATCCGGATGATGACCTGTATCGCTGTTTTCACCATGCCCTGTCCATGGGTTGGACAGGGCATGTTTCTTTCCTTAACGTGAGATCTATTTGGCAGGCGGGGTGAAACTGCGCTGGGCCAGTTCCGCATCCAGCATGAGCAGGCCGTGGCCTTCCCCGTTGATGAGTTTGAGCTTGTTCAGAATCCCTTCCATGGAGGCTTCCTCCTCCACCTGTTCTTCAACAAACCAGTTCAGGAAATTCTTGGCGGAATGGTCGTTTTCAGAGATGGCCAGGTCCATGAGATCGTTGATCAGACCGGAGACCAGTTGCTCATGTTCATAGGCCAGCTGGAACACCTCAATGGGGGACTTGAATTCTGTTTTGGGCGCTTCAATGGCGTCCAGGGTGACCCGTCCGCCCTTTTCATTGAGAAACCGGTACATTTTCATGGCATGGAACCGCTCTTCTTCCACCTGGACAAGGAAGAAATTCTCAAAACCGCTTAAGCCTGCGGCATTAAAGTAAGATGCCATGGAGAGGTAGTAGTATTCTGAAAAAAGTTCCCGGTTGATCTGGTAGTTGATGGCCTTTTCAAGTTTTTCAGTAATCATTTTAATTTTCCTTTGTTTTATTTGGGGGTGGAAAGTTCTTTAATAAACCAGGCTATAACGTAAGGAGTAAAAACCGGAAATCAAAAAATAATTATGGATTATTTATGGCATCAGGTGCCTGTTGAGGCATGAAATCCTGATGGCACATTGGCAAGGGGCTGGTTGAGCCGGTGGTTATCAATCTCGCCCCGCAGAAAAGCCAAAGCGGGGTTGCGTACTTCGGCAGGGACAGTGCAATTGTCATTTTGCAATAGGTTGTTGTCCAGGGAATAGGTGCCGCCATTCTGCCAGTTGCCGGCTCGAGTAAAGCGGACGGCCGCGATGATGTGGTGGGGAGGAATGCTGTCTGCAGCCATCTCCTGGGCGAATACGGCCCACATAATTTCAGGCGTTTTATGGGGGGCTTGTGAAATATCCATAATTTGAAGCGAGTGCTCCACCTGCATCTTGTGGGTATTGAAAATTGTAGCAATGTCCACCGCCATCATATAGATGTAATTGGGATGCTGGGGATTTGTTCCGTCGTTCCCCATGGGGAAAATAGCAGCGACATTAAGACGGGCGGAAAAACACACTGCGGTAGGCGGTGTGATATCACCGCACCTTTTCATCGGATTTGGGGTCCTGTATTCAATGGGTGCGCCCAGATGCCGTTTCTGGAATCCGGCGGTAAAAATCGGGTCATCTCCGTAGGGTGTCCTGTCATCGCCGCGAAAGCAGATTTTGAATGCCATTTTTTTCTCCTTGCCGGTTTTTTGTCAACGCGGGAATGGACTTGGACGGCATCCCACGGCCCCACACGGGGCTGTTCCATTAGGCCTGTAAGCATAGAACTGTGATTCCATGGCAGGCTTATTGGTTTATCAGTGAGCGTATTTCCCAAAGGATATTCAGATGTAGCACCGCAATGGATGTGACAGGCGGATTAAATAAATTGAAACCATATTTGGAAACAGAAAACAAGTTTAAAATATTTCCATGTTTCGCAAGGGTGAATATATTGTGTCGTATATCCCCGGGTCATCTCGATATGTGAAAGTAAATTAGATTGCCGCTTCTTGTTTGTATTTAGTTCGATGTAATATTTTTGCCGTTACAGGCGAATGGTGCATTTATTTTTCTATAATCCGGAATATCTCCAGAAAATTTAATATGTAGAATTCGATGTAGTTTTGTGGTATGTGTACGCCCTGCCACCCGGATGCAGGCATTGGAGACCTGGCCGGTATTTTTTTCCGGCAACGCCAAGGCAACGGCGGCCCCGGAGTTTATTTAAATAAGCCTGGTCGCCCCGGCAGGGTGATACGGGAAAAGGAGAGTTTAGCAGTCATGGGGGAAAAGTCCGATAGCGACCCTAATAGTGATGTAGATTTTACAAAAATATTTTTTACCGATATCAATGGGCGATTGATGAATCTCTTTGTCAACCCGGCCATGGTCGAAAAAATGAGCAAGACCGGTGTCGGGTTTGACGGCAGTTCCATTGCCGGTTATACCTCAGTGGAAAACAGCGACCGACTCCTGGTGCCCGATCTGTCGACCTATAAGAATATTGATTTCCAGGATAAGCGCGTCGGCTTTCTCATCGGAGATATTTACGACGAAAAAGGCAACCCTTCGCCAACAGATCCCCGTCATCTTTTAAAGCAGGTGTTAAAAACCGCTGAAAAGGAATTCCAGGTTCGGTTCACCCTGGGGCCCGAGTATGAGTTTTTCCTGCTCAACACAGAGCCTGCTGCAGCGGGTGCTGATTCTGAAATACCTGTTCTGGAGCATTCCGATGATATCGGCTATTTTGAATCCTCCCCCATGGACAAAGGTGAATTTATTCGCCAGGATATCGTCAATATAATGGCCGGATGCGGCATCCAGTATGAAAAAACCCACCATGAAGTGACGCCGTCCCAGCATGAGATCAATCTTGAGTGCACCGATGCCCTTTCAGCGGCGGACCGTACCCTGCTTTTTTCATATGTGGCCAAGCAGGTCGCTGAAAAGAATGGGTTTACCGCCAGCTTTATGCCCAAACCCTTTGAAAATCATAATCGAAATGCCTTTCATATGCATCTTTCCATGCAGGATGCTGAAGGCCGGAATCTTTTTTATGACGAATCTGCGGAATGCCAGCTCAGCGATTCTGCCCGGCATTTCATCGGCGGTATTCTGAAATATGCCCGGGAAACCTCCATTGTCATGGCATCCACCGTCAATTCCTATAAGGCCTATGTCATGGGAAAAGAGGCGCCTGTTGTCAGGGGCTGGGGGCTTCGCAACCGCAGTTCAATGGTCCGGGTGCCCTATACCCTGTCCCCTGAGAGCACCCGGATTGAGCTCCGCAACCCGGATCCCGCCGGAAATGTTTATCTTCAGATGGCGGTATTGATCTCCATGGGGCTTGCCGGCATGAGGGAGAAGATTGACTGCGGCAGTGCGGATAAGGGCAGTTCCTACAGCAGGGATTACGGATTAAAGGTCTGGGATGAGGATTTTCTGCCCAGAAGTTTTTATGAGGCCCTTGTGGAGGCCGAAGGCAGCAGTTTCCTGAAAGAAACCCTGGGAGACGCCATCTACAGGAATATGATGGCACTTAAAATCAGAGAATGGGAGGAAGACAGGGTCCATGTGACCCAGCGCGAACATCAAATTTACAGAGACGTGTGATCCTCGTTCCATACCCCGTCTAATAATAAAATTCAGTTCATTTTTGCGGGAGATAAGCCGATGGATTCGCATCATCGCGCTTGCTCCCGCTATATTCCAAAAAGAAGTTGCAGTATGTCAAGACACGTAAGGTTAGATAAGGTTATCGTCCCCGTTAAATCCATTAAATTGTTGAAACGGTTACTCAATGAAAATCCCAGATTAAAACAGATAATGACCCAGTCCTCCACCCATGAAGCGGCCCAGGGAAGGATCAAAAAGTGGGTGCTCGGCACCATGGGGGATAAGGGGCCTGCATATCAATTCTACAGGGGGGCGTGTGGTTCTGACTTCAATGTGAACCACATCGACTGGCATGATGTCGCGGCCATCAGGATCCTTGATTATATTGATCATGCAGGGATGGAGATCCAGGATCCCAATTTTAAAGATGTGGTCACTGAAAATGATCCGTTTCGGCTGCTCTGGCTGGCCATTCATAAAGGCACGGGCGGGGCGCGCCCTGATTTTTTTGAAGACATGATCCATCTGTTCCGTCAGTTCAAAGGTAAGGAAAAAAGAAAGATTCCCTCCAGAGAGGATGTTGAAGAGTGGATGGAGCTCTACCCCTCAGGGCTGGAACCAAAAATTGTAGAACTTCGGGAACGCAATAAACGGCGAATTTTAAAGATCATCATCGCCAAGATGGACGAAGGGGAAATCACTGACCCCAAATACTGCTTTGAACCGGGGCTAACCGATGCCCAGAAGCTGGAAACCGCACTTGGGTGGTGGAAGGAAACCGGTTTTCATTTGAAATTCGCCGTCCGGAATGCCGACCTTTTGGATGAGCTGTTAAACCACTCACTGGATCCCATCACCATGGCGGTGCTCCATGATGCCGAAGAAAAGGGGATCCCTTTTTTCATCAACCTTTATTACCTCTCCCTGCTGAATGTCAATGCACCGTGGTTTGCCGTGGGGGCGGAACTGGCCATCAGGGATTATGTGATTTACAGCAAACAGCTGGTGGAAAATTTCGGGGATATTACGGCATGGGAAAAAGAGGACCGGGTTGAGCCGGGCAAGCCCAATGCCGCCGGCTGGATTCTGCCCTCCCGCAATAATGTCCACCGCAGGTATCCCGAGGTGGCCATCCTCATTCCGGACACCAGGGGGCGGGCATGCGGCGGCCTTTGCTCATCATGCCAGAGGATGTACAATTTCCAGAACGGCATTCTCAACTTCAACCTTGATGAGCTGAAGCCCGACGGATCATGGGATCAGCGGCTGGAAAAATACATGAACTATTTCGAGGAGGATGCCCAGCTTCGGGATATCCTCATCACCGGCGGCGATGCCTTCATGAACTCCAACCGCTCCCTAAAAAAGATCCTGGATGCGGTATACGAAATGGCCAAAAGGAAAATTCAAGCCAATGCGGACCGGCCCGAGGGTGAAAAATACGCTGAAATGCAGCGGGTGAGGCTGGGAACCCGGATCCCTGTCTATCTGCCCCAGCGGGTTGATTCCGGGTTGATTGAGATTTTAAAGGCCTTCCGGGAAAAGGCAAGCCGGATCGGGATAAGGCAGTTTGTGGTCCAGACCCACTTTATTTCTCCCATGGAAGTGACCCCGGAGGTCAGAATCGTGATCCGGCAGATGTTATCGGCCGGCTGGATTGTTACCAACCAGCATGTGTATATTACCGCGGCCTCCCGGCGGGGCCACGGGGCGAAGCTGCGGCAGGTGTTAAACGATGTGGGCATTGTTCCCTATTACTCATTCTGCGTCAAAGGCTACCATGAAAATGTCTATAATTTTGCCACCAATGCCCGGCTGATCCAGGAGCAGAATGAAGAGAAATATATTGGTTTGGTTCCGGGCCCATACCATGACCGGATCAAGGATTTTTCACTGGACGCACCCAACATGGCCGAAAACATCAATGCTTTGAAAGAGAGGCTGGATCTGCCATTTTTGTCAACGGACAGAAGTGTGCTCAACATGCCCGGGGTGGGAAAAAGCCTGTCGTTTAGAACCATAGGCATCACAAGGCGGGGGCGGCGGATTCTCCAGTTTGACCACGATGCCAGCCGGGTTCACAGCCCCATCATCCATAAGATGGGAAAGGTGATTATCGTGGAATCCAAAGCCATCAATGACTATCTGCATCAATTGGAGTATATGGGAGAAGATATTTCCGATTACAAGAGTATCTGGGGCTATTCCATCGGGCAATCGGAAAAAAGGCATTCTCTGTATGAATATCCTGAATATGATTATAAGGTAACTGAAGAATATACCAATATCAGGATTTGAGGATAACACAGCCCCGGTTTCGGGAGCGTTGTCCTCTGTTTCCGGCACCCCCACAGCATTTGGGCATTCGCCTTGATGGATGATGCCGGGGCAACGCGCTAACCTTACCCGGATCCGGCCAGCACAAAGAGCTGGCTGTATCCGGTTTTAAAGGTCAGTAGTTTTTCCATGCTTTCCCCGGCCCAGAAGCAGCGCATGGCCCGGATCACCCCGGCATGGGTGACCACCAGGGTATGGGAGGTTATGGGGAGCTGGTTGAAAAAGGGGGACACCCGGTCAAAAAGATCCTTAAAGCTTTCCCCGCCCGGGGGGCGGAAATTGTAGATCTCCCGGCCCCGCTGTTCAAAAAGGGCGGGGTGGCCGCTTTTAATGCGGTCAAATGATTGGCCGTCCCAGTCGCCCAGATCAATTTCATTGAGGCGGGTATCGACGGCGGGGACGCTGCCGGGGCAGGACGTGGCGGCGGTTTCCCGGCACCGGGTGAGGGCGGAGGTATAGACCTTTTTGAATTTTATCCCGGAAAATTCCGCCTGCCAGGCCCGGGCCTGGGCCCGGCCTGCCCCGTCCAGGGGAAGATCGGTGCGGCCGATGAACCGGCGGACGGTCCCTCCCCGGATTTTTCCGTGGCGCAGGAGGAAGAGGAGGGGGCCCTTATCCGAGAATTTCCCCGAGAGGTCGGCCTGCAGCCGATTCGACCCGGGCATGTATGATCCGAGCAGTTTCAAGGCGGTTGAATATCTCCTTTTTTACATGGGGAAACCGGTTGGCTTTTTCATGGAACCGCCGGGGGTAATCCAGGTCCAGTCGGTCCCCGTCACAGAGTTTGTCAGCCAGGTAAACGATCTGGGCTTCATCCAGTTCCGGCCCCGGCACTAGGTCCATGTGATCGGCAACGATACGGGCGACCCCGGGAAAGCCTAAGTCCAGGAGCAGGCGTTCCCCGGCCCGGGCATGGTCTTTTTCTTTCCTTTTAATGTCGTGGAGCAGGGCCCCGGCCCGGATGAGCGCCGGGTTCAGGGTTAAGGCGTTGGGGGCAATGGCCCGGACAAGGGTAAGGGCGGTTGTCGATACCCGGGTCAGGTGGGCGCAGATCCCGGGGGCCTCTCCCAGTTCCCCATGGATGATGGAACGGCATTCCGCTTCATCGGGAATATCCAGGGTTTCGTATTTGGCCTTTACCGCGTCATATCCCCGGGGCGTATCGGCGTCCATGAGGATGCCCCGGTCGTGGACGGGCAGGCGGATGATGCCCGCCTTATCCGAAAAGAGGATCTGCCTCAGGTTGCCCTCCGGGCCGGCCTGGGCCACGGCGGGAATCAGCCGGGACGGAATCAGGGGGGGATGGCCGGTCAGGTTTCCGGTCTGGCCCTTGGTTTGCTCCTGGAATTCCGGTATGACCAGGGCCTCCGGGTTCTCCTTAAATGTCCGGTGGATGCGGCCGATGGTGGCGGGGCGTATGGCCGGGATATCTGCGGGCAAAAGGAAAAATCCCCTGGTGCCGCCGGGCAGGCCGGCCACACCGGCCCGGATGGAGGAGAACATGCCCGATGCATAATCCGGGTTGAACAGGGGACGGCCCCCCGCCGCCGTAACGACCGGAGCGAGATGGTCATGGTTGTGGCCGGTGACCACGATGACTTCCCTGATCCCCGCCCGCTTGAAGAGCCCGATGACCGTCGTGATCACATCGGTACGGCCCAGGGGCAGGAGCGGCTTGTACCTGCCCATGCGGGAGGAGAGCCCCGCGGCCGGTATGAGGGCGGCCTCCATCAGGCCGGATTACCCTTGTTTTCCGCCCGGACCCTGATCAGTTCCCCCATGATGCTCACGGCGATTTCCGCCGGGGTTTCGGCCTTTATCTTCAGGCCGATGGGTGAGTAAACCTTTTCCAGCAGGGCCGGATCCACCCCTTTTTCCACGAGGTTGTCGTAGATCTGTTGCTTTTTCTTTTTACTGCCGATCATGCCGATGTAGGCGGCATGGGTTTCCAGGGCCTGTTCCAGCACGATCTGGTCGTGGAGGTGCCCCCGGGTGAGGATGACAATATAGGCGCTGCCGTCGATGGGCAGGCCTTCAAAGGCTGAGGAAAAATCATCCAGGACCCGTATATCAGCGGCATGGGGAAAGCGCTCTGCATTGGCAAACTCTTTCCGGTCGTCCATGACCACGCAGGTGAAGTCCGTGAGGTTGGCCAGTGTGGCCAGCTGGAATCCCACGTGTCCGGCCCCGCAAATATAAAGGGTATGGGGCCGGGCCAGGGGGTCGATGATAAACTGGTCCAGGCCGTGGCACTGCCGCACCGGGCCGGAACCTGTGAACCTGTTTTCTCCGGCCGCATCCAGCAGGGGCTTGGGCAGCATGCCCGGGCCCGCCACCTCTCCGCCTTCCAGCACCAGGCTGGTTTCGGCAGGCCC encodes:
- a CDS encoding ferritin; translation: MITEKLEKAINYQINRELFSEYYYLSMASYFNAAGLSGFENFFLVQVEEERFHAMKMYRFLNEKGGRVTLDAIEAPKTEFKSPIEVFQLAYEHEQLVSGLINDLMDLAISENDHSAKNFLNWFVEEQVEEEASMEGILNKLKLINGEGHGLLMLDAELAQRSFTPPAK
- a CDS encoding glutamine synthetase; translation: MGEKSDSDPNSDVDFTKIFFTDINGRLMNLFVNPAMVEKMSKTGVGFDGSSIAGYTSVENSDRLLVPDLSTYKNIDFQDKRVGFLIGDIYDEKGNPSPTDPRHLLKQVLKTAEKEFQVRFTLGPEYEFFLLNTEPAAAGADSEIPVLEHSDDIGYFESSPMDKGEFIRQDIVNIMAGCGIQYEKTHHEVTPSQHEINLECTDALSAADRTLLFSYVAKQVAEKNGFTASFMPKPFENHNRNAFHMHLSMQDAEGRNLFYDESAECQLSDSARHFIGGILKYARETSIVMASTVNSYKAYVMGKEAPVVRGWGLRNRSSMVRVPYTLSPESTRIELRNPDPAGNVYLQMAVLISMGLAGMREKIDCGSADKGSSYSRDYGLKVWDEDFLPRSFYEALVEAEGSSFLKETLGDAIYRNMMALKIREWEEDRVHVTQREHQIYRDV
- a CDS encoding NTP transferase domain-containing protein, translating into MEAALIPAAGLSSRMGRYKPLLPLGRTDVITTVIGLFKRAGIREVIVVTGHNHDHLAPVVTAAGGRPLFNPDYASGMFSSIRAGVAGLPGGTRGFFLLPADIPAIRPATIGRIHRTFKENPEALVIPEFQEQTKGQTGNLTGHPPLIPSRLIPAVAQAGPEGNLRQILFSDKAGIIRLPVHDRGILMDADTPRGYDAVKAKYETLDIPDEAECRSIIHGELGEAPGICAHLTRVSTTALTLVRAIAPNALTLNPALIRAGALLHDIKRKEKDHARAGERLLLDLGFPGVARIVADHMDLVPGPELDEAQIVYLADKLCDGDRLDLDYPRRFHEKANRFPHVKKEIFNRLETARIIHARVESAAGRPLGEILG
- a CDS encoding histidine phosphatase family protein, coding for MPGSNRLQADLSGKFSDKGPLLFLLRHGKIRGGTVRRFIGRTDLPLDGAGRAQARAWQAEFSGIKFKKVYTSALTRCRETAATSCPGSVPAVDTRLNEIDLGDWDGQSFDRIKSGHPALFEQRGREIYNFRPPGGESFKDLFDRVSPFFNQLPITSHTLVVTHAGVIRAMRCFWAGESMEKLLTFKTGYSQLFVLAGSG
- a CDS encoding XdhC family protein, yielding MTSLIRETLDLLEKNTPFALAVIIGHSGSTPRTSGSRMLVQQDKSILGTIGGGLVEANVIETCTGMMDRSRSRIMDFTLDQELKEGMDMVCGGSLTVWIRSFAPPCDPEALRVWQMLADLETRGKKALAVTRITPDGPAETSLVLEGGEVAGPGMLPKPLLDAAGENRFTGSGPVRQCHGLDQFIIDPLARPHTLYICGAGHVGFQLATLANLTDFTCVVMDDRKEFANAERFPHAADIRVLDDFSSAFEGLPIDGSAYIVILTRGHLHDQIVLEQALETHAAYIGMIGSKKKKQQIYDNLVEKGVDPALLEKVYSPIGLKIKAETPAEIAVSIMGELIRVRAENKGNPA
- a CDS encoding 4Fe-4S dicluster domain-containing protein, translating into METYTILKSVVMLAALAGAFGYFFLKAARLYRIMTAVEGDGPSMAETAGDRTADRIKLLFTEVLAQTNVRRKPMPGLAHTLIFFGFLAIQPHSLELMVRGVIPAFHPGNLLPGLYGAYLFVADILGFLVLAGFAYALYRRLVVKPHYLTMGKDANLIILFTSVIVISFHFINAFQMAMPAGEGFSYASAFPVSGIFAGVFGINGLSPDQLSLGYEVFYFIHIGTILGFLIYIPGSKHLHLLAAVPNVFFKRLDTPKAMVKTDIEDEEAETFGLGRASEFNWHNVLNLYACTECGRCEELCPAAGTDKPLSPKKLIHDFKVDLLDQAGLILPDGEGADKKEEVQPLLREDSGITDDVLWSCTTCRSCENICPVNNEHLDFILEMRKHQVLMEANFPPEMQETFNNMENQANPWGFAADTRGDWAKDLDIPLMMDRPDTKVLYFVGCAGSFDDRGKKISRATARVLKKAGVDFAILGPEESCNGDMARRAGNEYLGQMMIMQNVETINQYKPELILTGCPHCYNTLKNEYPEFGAAYEVVHYADYFNTLIQEGKLKVKPKDFGKLTFHDSCYLGRWNDIYHSPRQLLGAVNTGNLVEMERNCETAMCCGAGGARMFMEETIGKRINNVRAQQAVDTGAGMVAASCPFCATMLNDGIMEADKQIEVKDIAELLDEAT
- a CDS encoding KamA family protein — translated: MSRHVRLDKVIVPVKSIKLLKRLLNENPRLKQIMTQSSTHEAAQGRIKKWVLGTMGDKGPAYQFYRGACGSDFNVNHIDWHDVAAIRILDYIDHAGMEIQDPNFKDVVTENDPFRLLWLAIHKGTGGARPDFFEDMIHLFRQFKGKEKRKIPSREDVEEWMELYPSGLEPKIVELRERNKRRILKIIIAKMDEGEITDPKYCFEPGLTDAQKLETALGWWKETGFHLKFAVRNADLLDELLNHSLDPITMAVLHDAEEKGIPFFINLYYLSLLNVNAPWFAVGAELAIRDYVIYSKQLVENFGDITAWEKEDRVEPGKPNAAGWILPSRNNVHRRYPEVAILIPDTRGRACGGLCSSCQRMYNFQNGILNFNLDELKPDGSWDQRLEKYMNYFEEDAQLRDILITGGDAFMNSNRSLKKILDAVYEMAKRKIQANADRPEGEKYAEMQRVRLGTRIPVYLPQRVDSGLIEILKAFREKASRIGIRQFVVQTHFISPMEVTPEVRIVIRQMLSAGWIVTNQHVYITAASRRGHGAKLRQVLNDVGIVPYYSFCVKGYHENVYNFATNARLIQEQNEEKYIGLVPGPYHDRIKDFSLDAPNMAENINALKERLDLPFLSTDRSVLNMPGVGKSLSFRTIGITRRGRRILQFDHDASRVHSPIIHKMGKVIIVESKAINDYLHQLEYMGEDISDYKSIWGYSIGQSEKRHSLYEYPEYDYKVTEEYTNIRI
- a CDS encoding BCCT family transporter encodes the protein MKDRFDTDYKVGQDNTQKWGLDIHGPVFFISAALVIGFIILTLMNPVDAKKVFDSSKSWTIQNFDWFFMISGNLFVLTCLALIVLPAGKIRLGGDGCEPEFTRMSWFAMLFAAGMGIGLMFWSVAEPVAYFTDWWGTPLNVAGKSPEAARAAMGATMFHWGLHPWAMYAVVALSLGFFAFNKNLPLTVRSCFFPLLGEKTWGWAGHIIDTISVVATIFGLATSMGFGAQQAASGLHFIFGIENTLGLQLIIIALVTAAAIISVVRGLEGGVKVLSNINMTLALCLLVFTILAGSILHFFSGLFSTSAAYADYILPLSNWIGRTDDKFYKGWTVFYWAWWISWAPFVGMFIARISKGRTIREFMTAVLLVPTFLTLLWMQAFGGNALYQIQNGVGVLAEKGLGEVSLALFQMLANLPLTGITSFIGIILVLVFFVTSSDSGSLVVDSITAGGKMDAPVIQRIFWATLEGLIAVCLLVGGGADALGAIQAVAVSVGLPFTAVMIVMLISLFMGLRHEMQQRVNA